In Nostoc sphaeroides, the genomic window ACATATTGGCAAATCCTCACACCGTCACCGCGCACACTTGAGTTTTGCGCTGTTATTAAGACACAATGGCGTAAAATATAGCACGCTCTTTTGATTTTGCCATGCCATGAGCCTATATAAATTTGACTTTCAATTTTAGATTTTAGATTCCTAATTTTAGATTTTTTGATTTTTGGTTCATGGCGGACTAACGCTTTGATACACTAACACTCCTTGTGGCGTGAAATAATTCCATTATCGAAAATTTAAAATTATCAACCCCTATCCCTTTATCGGTGGGGTTAATCCAAAATCCAAAATCCAAAATTGCTTGGCTTGCAAATCATCAGATGACAATAACAAAGAAGCTACTGCTATCCCGCCGCAAAAATACTTAAATTATTTAGTACTAAATTGGATAAAATTGGTAAAGATTAGATGTATTTACTCAATAATTTTGACTAAATTACTTATCTTCTCTTTAGATACTGAAGAATGCCACGAGCGATCGCATCTGCCATTTGATTTTGGTAAGCTGAGGTTCTGAGTTTAGCGTTATCATCTCGACCAGTCAAATAACCTGTTTCTACGAGAATAGAAGGCATGGAACTTTTTCTGAGGACAAAAAATCTGGCTCGCCGCACTCCCCTATCTCTGACATTTACATTTTGAAGAATACTGTTATGGACAGTGCGAGCTAGACCCAAACCACTGCCGTAATAATACGTTTCTAAGCCACTGACATCCGAACGACCTGGCCCAACTGCATTAGCATGAATGCTAACAAAGACATCAGCATTCGCTCGCTCTGCTAATTGCACCCGCCCCGGAAGGGTAACGAAATAGTCAGAATCCCGCGTCATAACTACTTGTACGCCATTTTGCTGCAAAACCTGAGCTATTCTTTTGCCAATAGACAAAATAATATCCTTTTCGCGTAATCCCCCAAGACCTACTGCTCCAGGGTCTTTACCGCCATGTCCGGGGTCAATGAGGACTACTACTCGTCCATTGGTAAGCGGGCGTTGTGGTTGTCTTAGGGGCTGGGGATTGGGATTGTTTGGGTCTGGGAATGGCCCCCGGTTTGGCGGTGGTAGTCCAGGTAAAGCAAAGGGGGGTCTTCCGGGGAGGGCGACAATTCGCCGAGAGCCTTGTATTGGTATCAAAAGCTGGTCGCCAATTTGCTGGGGTTGCCCAAGTTGCACTCCGGCTGCTGGTTGAACTAAAACAACTACTGTGTTGGGTTCTTGGGGTTGCAGACGTACCCGGAGAATGGGGCTATTGGCAACAAAAGTAGGGCCTGTGACTCTGGGAGATAACTTGGCATTTGTAATTGTGACACGGAACAGACCTGAGGATCTATCCCAGGTTCCCGTAGCAGATAAGGTTTGGTCGCCTCTAATTAACAGTTGTGTGCCATTATCAGTCAGTTGTACAGACTCTATTGTTGCTGGGGAGTTGTTAGCAGATGGTCTGCTGGGAAAGGAGGGTGGTTGTGACTGATTGTCAGAATTATTATTTCCAGGCAATCTGACAACGCGACTAGGTAGAACTACTAAACCAGCGCCGTTACTATTACTTGCTTGCCAGTCGGGGCTATTTTGATCTACCCGTAAAGTCAGGCGAACGCCAGGAGGTTGGCTTTGTAGTTGGGTGAATTCGACACGGCTAATACCATGTTTGTTAACGGGGATATTATTCTGTTGCGTCAGACGTGGTGATAAAGATGCGTCAGAGATGTCCATGAAGATGGTAGCGCGATCGCGGCTGCGAATTACCCGAATCGGAGAATTACCACCACCACTGGTGCGAATGAACAACCCATCACCTGTTACTTGTAAGTTCTCAATTTGAGTTGCCCCTCTTGTAGTATTGGCAACCCTGGAAATACCAGGTTGCGGCTCAGAGTCTGGGGTAACAACAGTGTAAGCACTTCTGGGAGAAGCGGCTACTCTATCAAGTTCTGGTCTAGGTAATTGCACCCTCCAGCGATCGCCATCTGTACCTACAAATTGCACTCGTTTGGGGTCTAAAGTATAACCAGGAGTCAGTTCGACAACTATCCGGGTTGTTTCTGCATCAAACTGCCCAACCCGGATCGAGCGAATTCCACCGCCCACCTGTTGGGTTACCTGCGGACGCCCAAATGTGGTTCCTGGCAAATCAATTACCAGTCGAGTTGGGTTGAAAATTAGTTGTGCCTGGGGTTGAACTGCTCCCACAGTATTAATTTCCAGCCTGTTTTGATTGGCATCAAAGCGCCAAGATTCAAGTCTCGCAGCCATTACCGGCGACGATAGCATGAAGATAGTTCCAATAGTGCTGGGTAGTAACCAGTGTAATTTCACAGTCCTTTCTCCTAATTCACGTTCATGGGAGCTGTCAACGAAAAGGCAGGGAGAAGGGGGCAGGGAGCAGGGGAGACAAGGTGACAACGTGACAAGAGGTGACAACTTGCAACAAGTCTTCTCCCTTGTCCCCAATTCCTCTTCCCCCAGCAAAGCTGTACTCTGCCCCAATTCTTGTTTTCCATCCCCCTTGCTCCCTCCTTTCTGCTCCCTTGCCTCTTGTTCAATATCTCAACTTATTGGCAAATCATCACACCGTCACCACCTAAACTTGACCTCTGATGCCTTTTTTGATTTTTTAAGCTGGTATAAAGACACGCTTAAATTAGTTATCAGGTTTCATATTGGGTCTAAATCCCCATGTGAAATTTTCCACCTTTACAGGTAGGAACTCTGACTCCCAAGGAAGCTAGAAAACTAATAACTGATAACCGTTCACTGATAACTGGTTTTTATTTTTCGCCATCAATGTACTAAATAGATAATTCCCATTCCTTTGAGAGGATCTAGCAAAATTTATGGGTGTTACTCCCCAATTACCTGGAAAATTTTCAAATAAAGGCTCACAAGCCAAGGAGGACTGGAAATAAATAACATTCCGAATGTTGGTAGAAATTATAAACAGACGATTATTCTACAATCAGACGGGACGGAAATTTAGGAAGAGAAGTTTCCACTGCATAATTGGGAGATGAGGGGGATGAGGGAGAATTATTGAACAAGTTTCTTCCCATTCCCCATTCCCTATTCCCCATTCCCAAAGATTAGCGATCGCTAGATTCTGGGGTCACTTCCAAATTGCCACTGTCATTTGATGCTGGCACTCTTGACTGAGATGATTCAATTACCAACGAAGTTCCAGAGGAACCATCTAAAATCAGTTGGTCTGAGACTGAATCCCCAGTTTTTGGGTCTGGAAATACAAATCGTAACAAAGGAGGAGCTAAAAAGGTTGTCAAGATAACCATCATGATAATTGCCG contains:
- a CDS encoding N-acetylmuramoyl-L-alanine amidase — protein: MKLHWLLPSTIGTIFMLSSPVMAARLESWRFDANQNRLEINTVGAVQPQAQLIFNPTRLVIDLPGTTFGRPQVTQQVGGGIRSIRVGQFDAETTRIVVELTPGYTLDPKRVQFVGTDGDRWRVQLPRPELDRVAASPRSAYTVVTPDSEPQPGISRVANTTRGATQIENLQVTGDGLFIRTSGGGNSPIRVIRSRDRATIFMDISDASLSPRLTQQNNIPVNKHGISRVEFTQLQSQPPGVRLTLRVDQNSPDWQASNSNGAGLVVLPSRVVRLPGNNNSDNQSQPPSFPSRPSANNSPATIESVQLTDNGTQLLIRGDQTLSATGTWDRSSGLFRVTITNAKLSPRVTGPTFVANSPILRVRLQPQEPNTVVVLVQPAAGVQLGQPQQIGDQLLIPIQGSRRIVALPGRPPFALPGLPPPNRGPFPDPNNPNPQPLRQPQRPLTNGRVVVLIDPGHGGKDPGAVGLGGLREKDIILSIGKRIAQVLQQNGVQVVMTRDSDYFVTLPGRVQLAERANADVFVSIHANAVGPGRSDVSGLETYYYGSGLGLARTVHNSILQNVNVRDRGVRRARFFVLRKSSMPSILVETGYLTGRDDNAKLRTSAYQNQMADAIARGILQYLKRR